One Streptomyces fagopyri DNA window includes the following coding sequences:
- a CDS encoding sporulation protein: MGFKRLLASLGAGGASVETVLTEVNVVPGGVVQGEVRIQGGSVNQAIEGLSVGLQAKVEVEGHDDQEYKQDIEFAKLRLGGAFELQAGAVHAVPFGLDIPWETPITTIDGQSLRGMHIGVTTELEIARAIDSGDLDPINVHPLPAQQAILNAFIQLGFRFKNADMERGHIRGSRQKLPFYQEIEFFPPSQYRGLNQVELSFVADDREMDVILEMDKKPGLFSEGSDSYRSFQVGLHDFQGTDWAGYLNQWLSEVGSKRSWF; this comes from the coding sequence ATGGGGTTCAAGCGGCTGCTTGCGAGCCTGGGAGCCGGTGGGGCTTCGGTCGAGACGGTGCTGACCGAGGTCAACGTCGTTCCGGGCGGTGTCGTGCAGGGTGAGGTGCGGATCCAGGGCGGATCCGTGAACCAGGCCATCGAGGGGCTGTCGGTGGGGCTCCAGGCCAAGGTGGAGGTCGAGGGGCACGACGACCAGGAGTACAAGCAGGACATCGAGTTCGCGAAGCTGCGGCTCGGCGGGGCCTTCGAACTGCAGGCCGGCGCCGTGCACGCGGTTCCCTTCGGGCTCGACATCCCGTGGGAGACCCCGATCACCACGATCGACGGACAGAGCCTGCGCGGCATGCACATCGGTGTGACCACGGAGCTGGAGATCGCGCGCGCCATCGACTCCGGGGACCTGGACCCCATCAACGTGCACCCGCTTCCGGCGCAGCAGGCCATCCTGAACGCCTTCATCCAGCTGGGCTTCCGCTTCAAGAACGCGGACATGGAGCGCGGCCACATCCGGGGCAGCCGCCAGAAGCTGCCGTTCTACCAGGAGATCGAGTTCTTCCCGCCGTCGCAGTACCGCGGCCTGAACCAGGTGGAGCTGAGCTTCGTCGCGGACGACCGCGAGATGGACGTCATTCTGGAGATGGACAAGAAGCCGGGCCTGTTCAGCGAGGGCAGTGACTCGTACCGCTCCTTCCAGGTGGGTCTGCACGACTTCCAGGGCACGGACTGGGCCGGGTATCTGAACCAGTGGCTGTCCGAGGTCGGCAGCAAGCGCAGCTGGTTCTAG